Sequence from the bacterium genome:
GGTGCACGAGCGGGTTCGCCCGCGCCCCCCGCAACGTGCCGACCACGTTGACGCGCGGATGCTCGCGCGTGTGCTCGGGCCGACCCTCGGCCTCGTGGTACTCGACGTCGAACCCGAAGCGGCGGAGCCGATCACCGATCGCCCGCGCGCAGTCCTCGTACGCCGTGCCGGGCGGGTTCACGGTCGGGATCCGGATCAGCTCCGCGGTGAACTCGACGACCTCGTCCGCCAGCGCATCGACGGCGGACATGACCCGGTCGCGAACCCGGGCGGCGGACAGCACGCGCGCCATGGTCAGCTCACTCCCTCGTCGGCCGCGACGGTGGCCAGCGCCACCTCCTGCTTGCGGCGGCTCCCGAGCACCCAATGCGAGAGCAGCAGCAGCGCGACGGCCGCGCCGACGCCGCAGAACGTGGCGGGCACCGGACCGATCGAGCCGCCGGTGATCTGCGCCCCCAGCCCGACCACCGCGCCGGCGATGATCGCGGCGAGCACGGCCCGGCCGTCCAGGGCCGTCCAGTAGATGGCGACGTAGACCGGGATCAGGAACGCGCTGGTCAGGAGCACGGCACGGAAGCCGTAGAGCACGATGATGGTGCCGGGCGGATTCATCGCTGCGGCCGTCGCGAGCAGGCCGAGCAGCACGGTCGCCGTCCGTGACACCCGCATGAGGTGCGCATCGCTCACGTTGGGACGGAAGTAGCTGTAGATGTCACGGGCCACCGTCATCCCGATCGCGTGCAGCCGTGTGTCCGTCGTGGACAGGATCGCGCTCATCACGCCCAGCACCAGGGCGACGCCGATCCACGTCGGCACGTACTGCGTGATGAGCGTCGGGAACGCGGCGTCGGGGTTGTCCACGCCCATCCCGCTCCCCACCAGCGCCACTGCGGTGGCGCCGCCGAGCAGGATCAGCAGCGAATAGAAGACCGAGAGGATCGCGCCTGAAGCGGCGAGGTGGATCTTGGCCGTCCGCACGTCCTTGGTCGCAGCGATGCGGATCAGCATGTCCTGCTCGGTGAAGAGCGTGCCGAAGAAGGCGAGGAAGGTGGCGCCGATCACGAGCCAGGAGAGCTGTCCTCCGCCGGTCGGGTCGACGAAGGCCGGGTTCATCTCCGCGAACCGGGTGTTGATCTCCGTCAGGCCGCCCAGGTCCACGAGCATGTACGCCAGCGCGACGACGACGGAAGCGACCATGATCACGCCCTGGACCAGGTCGGTCCACGCTACGCTCACCAGCCCGCCGACCGCCGTGTAGAGGATGAAGACGATGCCGATGATCCAGACCATGTACTGGTACGGCACCCCGGTGATGGCGGTGACCAGGAGTCCGGCGCCGACGAGCTGCATCACGAGATACAGCCAGCCGCTCAGGAGCAGCACGCTGCCGGCCAGCGGCCGTGCGGCCTGCCTTCCCGTCACCCGTGCGACCAGGTCCGGGAACGTGAGCACGTTGAGGCGTCGAACCAGGCCGACGACGAAGTACAGCCCGCTCACGCCCAGCATCAGCCCCAGGATCGTGTGGGTCATCAGCGAGTAGCCGCTCGCGTACACGGCGCCGGTGAACCCGATGACGCTCACGGAGCTGACGAAGTTCGCGATCAGGGACCAGGTCGCGAGGACGGGCCCCATCTTCTGCCCGAACACCCAGAAATCCATCACGGTCTTGGTCCGCCGGGCGGCCCAGACCGCGATCGCCATCAGGAGGATGACGTAGAGGACGAACGCGGCGAGGAAGTACGGATTCGGCCCGTTCATCGGCTGCCTCCCTCAGAGGGCTCCGTCGTCGGCCGCTCGCCGCGGATCGCGAACCTGGGCAGGGTGCCCGGCACCTCGTCACCGAACGGCCTGCGCAGCAGGACATGGACGATCAGGTAGTGGATCAGGCCGAGGCTGCCGCCGAGGATCACGATCGCGAAGACGAGGAACATCGGTAGGGGCAAGCCCAGTGGCTTCATAGCACCTCCTGCCAGTGCAGCCTTCTCGGGCGAGTCCATCTCCCGCCGGCGCAGCCGTGCCGTGGCGGCGCCGCTCGCAGTCTACGTCGGCCCCGCACTCACGGGATCGCGGCGAGGATCCCGGGCCGCAGCGTGCCGTCAGGGGCCGCGAAGTCGAGCGCGAGGAGCGTCGCGACGACCGGCGCGACGTCGGTCAACGCCATGCGCTCGATCACGCTGCCACCCTGCACCCCTGCTCCCCACGCCACGAACCCGGTGTGCACCTGCGGCACATCGGGATGATACCCGTGGGCGCCGCCGGATGCCGGGTGCACGGCCGGGCCCGTCAGCTCGCCGCCGAACGCGTTCCCCGGCGCCGCCACCAAGGCGAGCGGGCTCGTCGGGTCGGCGCCCAGCGCCGCGAGCTCCGCGCCCTCGATGACCCGGAACCGCGCGCGCACACCTTCCGGCAGGTCCGCCAGGATGCGCCGAACCTGGTCCAGCGTCGCAGAATCGCCCGGCGCCCGCAAGCGCAGGAACGCGCTCCCGCCCGCCGGGTGGAACGCCGCGCGCCACGCGCCGCGGTCCGGCCGGTCGCCGTGGAGCCCGGCCTCGACGAGCCACACGTTGGGCTGGATCCGGGTGTCGATGTCCACGAACCCGTGGTCGCCCGTGATGACGAACGCCGTACGCTCCAGGATCCCCGCGCGGCCGGCCGCTTCCACCATCCGCGCGATCGCGCGGTCCACGGCGGCGAGCGCCAGCCGCACCTCGGGGTGCTCCCGGCCGAACGCATGCTGGTGGTAATCGGTCTGGTTCAGGTGGACAAGCAGCAGATTCGGCCGGTACCGCTCGATCAGGTAACCGGCCATCGCCCCGACCGCGTCCTCCCTCGAACGGTTCCTCCCCCAGTAGAAGTCGGGGAAGCGGCCGAGCGCCGCCGCCTCGATCTCTTCGAGCAGCCCTGGCGGGGTGACCCGACTGCGCAGCGCGGCGGCGTGCGCCGCCGCCCCGGTCAGCTCACCTTCCCGCCCTCTGACCGACCAGAACTCGGGCACGTTCCAGTCGATCGGGGCGCCGACCGTGACCGGCCACGAGATCGCGGCCGTGGTCCCGCCCGCGGCCCGCACCGCATCCCAGAGCGTCGGCACGCGGATCGAGTCGTGCTCCACGTACCATCGCCCGCTCTGGCCACCCGCTTCGAACGGCTGATTGTACAGGATGCCGTGGCGCGCGGGCACCGCGCCGGTGA
This genomic interval carries:
- a CDS encoding Na+:solute symporter, which translates into the protein MNGPNPYFLAAFVLYVILLMAIAVWAARRTKTVMDFWVFGQKMGPVLATWSLIANFVSSVSVIGFTGAVYASGYSLMTHTILGLMLGVSGLYFVVGLVRRLNVLTFPDLVARVTGRQAARPLAGSVLLLSGWLYLVMQLVGAGLLVTAITGVPYQYMVWIIGIVFILYTAVGGLVSVAWTDLVQGVIMVASVVVALAYMLVDLGGLTEINTRFAEMNPAFVDPTGGGQLSWLVIGATFLAFFGTLFTEQDMLIRIAATKDVRTAKIHLAASGAILSVFYSLLILLGGATAVALVGSGMGVDNPDAAFPTLITQYVPTWIGVALVLGVMSAILSTTDTRLHAIGMTVARDIYSYFRPNVSDAHLMRVSRTATVLLGLLATAAAMNPPGTIIVLYGFRAVLLTSAFLIPVYVAIYWTALDGRAVLAAIIAGAVVGLGAQITGGSIGPVPATFCGVGAAVALLLLSHWVLGSRRKQEVALATVAADEGVS
- a CDS encoding AP endonuclease, with amino-acid sequence MSASPQRPAARTRVLALCALVAIAAGRAGSLHAAQPDQPGTGARGRAADHVVLISVDGFRPEFYLDERWPAPMLQRMAREGAHARAVRGVMPTVTYPSHTTLVTGAVPARHGILYNQPFEAGGQSGRWYVEHDSIRVPTLWDAVRAAGGTTAAISWPVTVGAPIDWNVPEFWSVRGREGELTGAAAHAAALRSRVTPPGLLEEIEAAALGRFPDFYWGRNRSREDAVGAMAGYLIERYRPNLLLVHLNQTDYHQHAFGREHPEVRLALAAVDRAIARMVEAAGRAGILERTAFVITGDHGFVDIDTRIQPNVWLVEAGLHGDRPDRGAWRAAFHPAGGSAFLRLRAPGDSATLDQVRRILADLPEGVRARFRVIEGAELAALGADPTSPLALVAAPGNAFGGELTGPAVHPASGGAHGYHPDVPQVHTGFVAWGAGVQGGSVIERMALTDVAPVVATLLALDFAAPDGTLRPGILAAIP